In Neofelis nebulosa isolate mNeoNeb1 chromosome 7, mNeoNeb1.pri, whole genome shotgun sequence, the following proteins share a genomic window:
- the LOC131516805 gene encoding transmembrane and coiled-coil domain-containing protein 5B-like isoform X3, with the protein MKMQDGYERGRRKPTMEEVGQDPLDDVQEMMEIPKLKVTKQNLDYLNLDLEKDLQRLDEANQVLLRKVQEKEEAIQSLERETALSLGQANEREELNHIVSEKEEALRNLKSETAKLEKSNKVLGRKVVELQKKISRRVKNTGLDKEALKQMLVELKVRLQKSTESCAKQEKELLKIEGDYQSLHQLCEDQALYIKKYQEILRQMEKEKEVLLLEKEVHFRHGVFMVMIFIRLLGHVLFHLQYTNPDLLVDVLPMVISRDTLKRLREVLLPFLTLEVEEVLPH; encoded by the exons atgaaaatgcaggatGGCTATGAAAGGGGAAGGAG GAAACCCACAATGGAAGAAGTTGGACAGGACCCACTGGATGATGT GCAGGAGATGATGGAAATACCGAAATTAAAAgtcacaaaacaaaaccttgactACCTGAATTTAGACCTTGAAAAGGACCTGCAGAGACTGGATGAGGCAAATCAGGTTCTTCTCAGAAAAgttcaagagaaagaagaagctaTTCAAAG TCTGGAAAGAGAGACTGCCCTGTCACTAGGACAAGCCAACGAGAGGGAGGAGTTGAACCATATTGTATCTGAGAAGGAGGAAGCCCTGAGGAACCTGAAATCAGAGACAGCAAAGCTG GAAAAAAGCAACAAGGTTCTAGGCAGGAAGGTGGTGGAGCTTCAGAAGAAG ATTTCAAGGAGAGTTAAGAACACTGGCCTTGATAAAGAAGCCCTAAAGCAGATGTTGGTAGAACTGAAG GTGAGGCTACAAAAGTCAACAGAATCCTGTGCAAAGCAAGAGAAGGAATTGCTCAAG ataGAGGGCGACTACCAATCTTTGCATCAGCTCTGTGAGGACCAGGCCCTCTACATAAAG AAATACCAGGAAATTCTGAGacagatggaaaaggaaaaagaggtgcTTCTTCTTGAAAAAGAAGT ACATTTCAGGCATGGTGTCTTCATGGTCATGATCTTCATTAGGCTGCTGGGCCATGTGCTTTTCCACCTGCAGTACACGAACCCAGACCTTCTTGTGGATGTCCTACCCATGGTAATCAGCAGGGACACCCTGAAGAGGCTGAGGGAGGTCTTACTTCCTTTCCTCACTCTAGAGGTGGAAGAAGTTCTACCACATTAG
- the LOC131516805 gene encoding transmembrane and coiled-coil domain-containing protein 5B-like isoform X1 gives MKMQDGYERGRRKPTMEEVGQDPLDDVQEMMEIPKLKVTKQNLDYLNLDLEKDLQRLDEANQVLLRKVQEKEEAIQSLERETALSLGQANEREELNHIVSEKEEALRNLKSETAKLEKSNKVLGRKVVELQKKISRRVKNTGLDKEALKQMLVELKVRLQKSTESCAKQEKELLKIEGDYQSLHQLCEDQALYIKKYQEILRQMEKEKEVLLLEKEVFKAQNNSSQILKPGSILVETIQSNMEKTIIKKQKRIFWYRHFRHGVFMVMIFIRLLGHVLFHLQYTNPDLLVDVLPMVISRDTLKRLREVLLPFLTLEVEEVLPH, from the exons atgaaaatgcaggatGGCTATGAAAGGGGAAGGAG GAAACCCACAATGGAAGAAGTTGGACAGGACCCACTGGATGATGT GCAGGAGATGATGGAAATACCGAAATTAAAAgtcacaaaacaaaaccttgactACCTGAATTTAGACCTTGAAAAGGACCTGCAGAGACTGGATGAGGCAAATCAGGTTCTTCTCAGAAAAgttcaagagaaagaagaagctaTTCAAAG TCTGGAAAGAGAGACTGCCCTGTCACTAGGACAAGCCAACGAGAGGGAGGAGTTGAACCATATTGTATCTGAGAAGGAGGAAGCCCTGAGGAACCTGAAATCAGAGACAGCAAAGCTG GAAAAAAGCAACAAGGTTCTAGGCAGGAAGGTGGTGGAGCTTCAGAAGAAG ATTTCAAGGAGAGTTAAGAACACTGGCCTTGATAAAGAAGCCCTAAAGCAGATGTTGGTAGAACTGAAG GTGAGGCTACAAAAGTCAACAGAATCCTGTGCAAAGCAAGAGAAGGAATTGCTCAAG ataGAGGGCGACTACCAATCTTTGCATCAGCTCTGTGAGGACCAGGCCCTCTACATAAAG AAATACCAGGAAATTCTGAGacagatggaaaaggaaaaagaggtgcTTCTTCTTGAAAAAGAAGT ATTCAAAGCCCAGAACAACTCCTCCCAAATACTGAAACCTGGGTCAATTCTGGTAGAGACCATCCAAAGCAACATG GAGAAGACCATcattaagaaacagaagagaatctTTTGGTACAG ACATTTCAGGCATGGTGTCTTCATGGTCATGATCTTCATTAGGCTGCTGGGCCATGTGCTTTTCCACCTGCAGTACACGAACCCAGACCTTCTTGTGGATGTCCTACCCATGGTAATCAGCAGGGACACCCTGAAGAGGCTGAGGGAGGTCTTACTTCCTTTCCTCACTCTAGAGGTGGAAGAAGTTCTACCACATTAG
- the LOC131516805 gene encoding transmembrane and coiled-coil domain-containing protein 5B-like isoform X2: MEEVGQDPLDDVQEMMEIPKLKVTKQNLDYLNLDLEKDLQRLDEANQVLLRKVQEKEEAIQSLERETALSLGQANEREELNHIVSEKEEALRNLKSETAKLEKSNKVLGRKVVELQKKISRRVKNTGLDKEALKQMLVELKVRLQKSTESCAKQEKELLKIEGDYQSLHQLCEDQALYIKKYQEILRQMEKEKEVLLLEKEVFKAQNNSSQILKPGSILVETIQSNMEKTIIKKQKRIFWYRHFRHGVFMVMIFIRLLGHVLFHLQYTNPDLLVDVLPMVISRDTLKRLREVLLPFLTLEVEEVLPH, translated from the exons ATGGAAGAAGTTGGACAGGACCCACTGGATGATGT GCAGGAGATGATGGAAATACCGAAATTAAAAgtcacaaaacaaaaccttgactACCTGAATTTAGACCTTGAAAAGGACCTGCAGAGACTGGATGAGGCAAATCAGGTTCTTCTCAGAAAAgttcaagagaaagaagaagctaTTCAAAG TCTGGAAAGAGAGACTGCCCTGTCACTAGGACAAGCCAACGAGAGGGAGGAGTTGAACCATATTGTATCTGAGAAGGAGGAAGCCCTGAGGAACCTGAAATCAGAGACAGCAAAGCTG GAAAAAAGCAACAAGGTTCTAGGCAGGAAGGTGGTGGAGCTTCAGAAGAAG ATTTCAAGGAGAGTTAAGAACACTGGCCTTGATAAAGAAGCCCTAAAGCAGATGTTGGTAGAACTGAAG GTGAGGCTACAAAAGTCAACAGAATCCTGTGCAAAGCAAGAGAAGGAATTGCTCAAG ataGAGGGCGACTACCAATCTTTGCATCAGCTCTGTGAGGACCAGGCCCTCTACATAAAG AAATACCAGGAAATTCTGAGacagatggaaaaggaaaaagaggtgcTTCTTCTTGAAAAAGAAGT ATTCAAAGCCCAGAACAACTCCTCCCAAATACTGAAACCTGGGTCAATTCTGGTAGAGACCATCCAAAGCAACATG GAGAAGACCATcattaagaaacagaagagaatctTTTGGTACAG ACATTTCAGGCATGGTGTCTTCATGGTCATGATCTTCATTAGGCTGCTGGGCCATGTGCTTTTCCACCTGCAGTACACGAACCCAGACCTTCTTGTGGATGTCCTACCCATGGTAATCAGCAGGGACACCCTGAAGAGGCTGAGGGAGGTCTTACTTCCTTTCCTCACTCTAGAGGTGGAAGAAGTTCTACCACATTAG